CAGATCGCTCCAGAATTTCTTTTCCATTTCCTGTGCTAATGCTTTTGCATCAGGTTCACCATTCTCCAATAAATAGTTGGTGTAAACTTCCCGTGGATTCGGATGCTTCTCGATCAGCGCATACAAATGCGGTTGTGTAAACTTCGGATCATCACCTTCGTTATGTCCATGTTTACGATAGCACACCATATCAATAAATACATCACTGTTAAATTCCTGACGGTAACGTGTGGCAATCTCCACAACTTTCACAACAGCTTCTGCATCATCACCATTTACATGAAAAACGGGAGCCTGTACCATTGATGCCAATGATGTGCAATAATCAGCACTACGAGCATCATTAAAGTCTGTTGTAAAACCGATTTGGTTATTGATCACAAAGTGCATGGTACCGCCGGTATAATAACCTTTGAGGTAACTCATCTGCAATACTTCATACACCACACCCTGCCCAGCAACCGATGCATCACCATGAATAAGAATAGGAAGTATTTTATCGAAATCACTCTTGTACATGATATCGGCCTTTGCACGGCTGAAACCTACCACAACAGGATCAACAGCCTCAAGATGCGAAGGGTTCGGCATCAATTTCAGGTGAACAGTTTTACCATCTAATGTTTCCACTTCACTACCATAACCCATATGGTATTTCACATCACCACTACCCATCGTTTGATCCATCTTGGCAGTGCCTTCAAACTCACTGAATATTTGTTCATAGGTTTTACCCATGATATTTGCCAACACATTCAAACGACCACGATGCGCCATACCAATCACTACTTCATGCACATCGTTATTGGCAGCTGTATTAATGATGGCATCTAACGCTGCAATAGTTGTTTCACCACCTTCAAGTGAAAAACGTTTTTGGCCAATGTATTTTGTATGAAGAAATTTTTCAAACATTACACCCTGGTTCAGCTTTTCCAACACACGTTTGCGTTTGTTTAACGGCAGGGGTTGATGAAATTCTTTTTCAAATGCATTAGTAAGGAAATCAACTTTCTTTTGATCGCTTATATATTTGAATTCAACACCCACATGCGATGCATAGCATTTCTCCATGTACTGCTGAATATTGCGAAGTGTTGTTTTACCAAGGCCGATCAACTGACCTGCATAAAATTCTTTATCAAGATCAGCTTCGCTGAAACCATAAAACGCCAGTTCAATATTTGCCCCACGATCTTTCCTCTTACGGATAGGATTTGTTTTTGCCAACAAATGACCTTTATTGCGATAACCAAGGATCATGCGGTAAGCCATGATCTCACGCATCCAATCGATACCCGCCGGAGCGGCTGCCGCCGAGCCATTTAAAGCAGGAGTTGTTCCGTTTGCAGCCCCACTGCTTACAGCAAAATCAAATCCTTCAAAAAATCGCTTCATATCGGGATCAACAGTGCTGGGGTCTTTTATAAAATCGGAATACAAGCTTTCGATATACTGAGGATGAGAGGCAGTGATGTATTGAAAATCTTTCATATTGGAGGTTGATGATCGTAACTTCTTAAAAAGGAGCACAAATATCGGTTGTTTTCATCAAAGCCGGATAAGAGAGTCGACTTGATTTTGTCAATTTTCCTCTAATTCACAGGCATTTAGAACGAACAAATGTTAATCAAGGACCTTGTCTAAGCCTTGCTCATTTGTTTTGGTCAATTTGCTTTTACATGGGAACGTTTGCGTAAATAATCTGGCTTATTGCTCAATACAATGGAGCTTTATCCACAATTTGGGATTGCTGAAGGTTGAAACCAGCGTTTATGGGCAAAAAATCTATTGGTCGTTCGCTGAAATTTGAATTTTTCCCCTACCTTTGCCGTCCGAAAAAATAAGATATGGCAAATCATAAGGCTACCAAAAAAGATGTTCGTCAGAGTGCAACCCGCAGAGATCGCAACCGTTATTACGGCAAAACTACCCGTAATGCCATCCGTGATCTGCAGGCGATCGCTACCGGAAAAGAAGCAGGTGAGCAATTACCGGCTGTTGCTTCCATGATCGACAAATTGGCGAAGCGTGGCGTTATTCACAAGAACAAAGCTGCTAACTTAAAGAGCAAGCTGACGAAGAAAGTGAATGCGTTAGCAAAGTAAACTTCCTCTACCGAAAGATATTTTAAACCCGTCTGTACTAGACGGGTTTTTTTATTGAGTTCATACCTGCATTTACCCGATTACATAAAAACCAGCTGTTTTCTGTACTACCTTACTTTATTTGCTGTTGCAGGCAAGTCCTGTTCGTTAATTTTATTGAATCGCCAAATATTACAATATGAGAAAATTGTTCGTTGCATTATCAGTATTCAGCCTGTTCAACAGCTTTGCCCAACTTCCCGTTACACGTTATGAGACATCGAAAGGTAAAGAAAGTGTAACCTATTATGAAGCGATCGATGCATGGAAAAAAATCGATAAAGCATCTCCAATTGTTTCAATGATGACGATGGGGCCAACTGATGCCAACGAGCCTTTGCATTTAGTGTTGGTAAGTGCCGATGGAACATTTAAACCCTTACAATGGCAGCAGAAGAACAAAGTAGTGATCCTGATCAACAATGGCATCCATCCTGGTGAGCCCGATGGTATTGATGCAAGTATTTCACTGGTGAAAGATATTGTTACAAAGAAACGCTCATTGCCAACCAACGTTGTGCTGGCAATTATTCCTGTATATAATATTGGCGGCAGTTTGAACCGCAGTGCCTTTTATAGAGTAAGCCAGGATGGCCCAACAGAAAAAGGTTTTCGTGGCAACTCACAAAATTTCGATCTGAACCGTGATTTTATTAAGAACGATTCGAAAGAAGCAAGAAGTTTTGCACAGATTTTTCATTTGGTGCAGCCCGATATTTTTATTGACAACCATGTAAGCAATGGTGCCGATTATCAACATGTGATGACACTGCTTACATCGCAACACAACAAACTCGGTGGAAAGCTTGGTGAATACCTTAACCAAACATTTGAACCCGCCATTTACAAAAGCATGAAAGCAAAAGGTTATGACCTTCTCCCCTATGTAAATAATTTTGGCGATAGCCCTGAAACAGGATGGAATGCTTATTGGGATGGCCCACGTTACAGCAGTGGTTATGCATCGCTCTGGAATACTTTTTCATTTGTGCCTGAAACGCATATGCTCAAACCCTATCCTCAACGTGTGGAAGCAACCTATCAATTGATGGTGAGTATGATGGAATTTGCCACTACAAATCAAACAACCATCAAGCAATTGCGTGAGCAACAGCAAAAAGAACAATTAACACAACAACAATTCCCTGTTGGTTTTACTTTAGACAGAAGTCGTTTTTCTGAAATACTTTATAAAGGATACGAGGCAGGTCGCAAGCCTAGCAATGTATCAGGTCTGCCACGTTTGTATTACGACCGTAATAAACCATTTGAAAAGCAAATCAAGTTTTACAATTTCTTCAACCCAAAAACGATGATTGATAAGCCAACCGCTTATGTCATCCCGCAAGGCTGGTGGAAGGTGATCGATCTGTTGCAGATTAACAAAGTGAAGATGCGCCAGTTTAAAAAAGATACAAGTATTGAAGTGGAAGTTTATCGTATTGATGAATATAAAACTGCTCCCCGTCCGTATGAAGGTCATCACTTAAATTCAGACGTAAAGACAAGTAAAACTGTGCAGCAAATGAAATTCCGTAAAGGTGATTGGTATATACAGATGAATCAGAAAGCCAATCGTTTCATCATGGAAGTGTTAGAACCAACCGGAGATGACAGCTATTTTGCCTGGAACTTTTTTGATGGTATCCTCGGACAAAAAGAAGGTTACAGCAGTTATGTGTTTGAAGAAACAGCCGAAGAATTTTTGAAACAAAACCCTGCAGTAAAACAAAAACTTGAAGAACGCAGAGCAAATGATACTGCTTTTGCCAAAAGTGGCAGTGCCCAACTGAATTTTGTGTATCAAAATTCTCCTTATTTTGAACCAGTGTATTTGCGTTACCCTGTGTATAGAATAAAGTAATAATTTCACCCTATTAAATAAATCAACTTATGCGATTGCTCTATTGTTTTTTATTGTTCAGCTTGCCGTTCTTTATTTCATCAGCAACTGTAAAACAAAAGAAGAAGGTGCTTGTGTTTGCTAAGACTGCCGGCTTCCGCCATGCATCAATTCCAAAAGGAAAAGACGCATTGTTACTGATGGGAAAGCAAAACAACTTTCTTGTTGACACAACTGAAGATGCTTCTTACTTTACTGAAGAAACACTGAAAAAATATGATGTGGTTATTTTCCTGAGTACAACCGGCGACATCTTAAACAATGAACAGCAAGCTGCATTCGAAAACTTTATCCGTTCAGGAAAAGGGTTTGTGGGCATACATGCTGCTGCGGATACAGAATACCAATGGCCCTGGTATAACAAATTGGTAGGCGCTTATTTTTTGAGCCATCCAAAACAACAGAAAGCAAAACTTACCATAACTGATCACAAACATGCTTCCACTAAACATTTACCACACGTGTGGGAACGTTTCGACGAATGGTACAATTACAAGAGTAGAAATAATGATGTAAAAGTTTTAATGACCATTGACGAAAAAAGTTATGAAGGTGGAAAAGAAGGTGCTTTTCATCCAATGGCCTGGTATCATTCATTTGATGGCGGCCGTGCTTTTTATACTGCATTGGGCCATACTGATGAATCGTATAAAGAAGAAAACTTTTTGAAGCATTTGCTAGGTGGAATTAAGTATGCAATGGGTCGCAAATAATATTCTCCCATTTTTTCAATAATAATTGAGGCCGCTGTAAAGCGGCCTCAATTATTATACACTGATATTGCAGCTACGATTACCCCTTCGGCTTTATCGTAATCACTGGCCCGTATTTTATTTTTGAAAACAATGCATAACTGAGCATCAGAAAGGCCATACCGTTACGGGCTTTATTACTTTCAGATACATCAATATCCACCAATCCTAACTGATAACCTGTTTGTAGCATCATTCGTTTACCAAGCCATGCACCTGCAGATGCAGTAGCGCCTGCGTCATAGGTTTTAATATCACCATAAATAGGTCGACCGGTTTGTTTTGATGAAAGCAGGAAGGATGCGTAGCCACCACCTCCAACAAAGAATCGTTTGCGTGCACCAATATAAAACTGGTATTGAACAGGAATGCTGAGGTATTGCAGATCAACATTGCTGATATCATCTTTTCCATCGCCGTTTATATCGCCGGCTGCAACATTCACACCTCCTTTAAAATAAGAGGCATTGATCTGCAACCTGCTTTTGGGTAACTCCCGTGCATACCCGATACTGAAAGCGTAGCCGGGTCTTGCCTGTGCAGTGTAACGATCACCCAGATTTGTATTAGTTGTTTGCGACATGGATCCGCCAGCACTGAGCGTTAAAAGATTTGGAGCAGGTGGAAGTGTATCCGGGCTTTCGCCATTGATATCATCAAACTTCATAAAATAATCACGGCTTGCCCGCAATGTATCCTTTTTCTGCGTTATCTTTTTTTGGGGCGTGCTTTGTGCAATGGCAGCACCTGAAATTAGCAAGAGAATAACTGTGATTAGTTGTTTCATGGCAGAACTGTTTTTGGTTTTAGTTTGATTAGTAGCTTTTTTGACAAATAGATTTGCCTCATTCCATCGTGAAACAAAGAAAACAATGATGATGAATACTTACTGCATACGGATTAGTTTACGGTGCAGCGTATTGAGTTAAAGGGAAGAAAACGTATGAATTATACAACTCTTACTGTTTTGTGTATAATACCTGCCTGCTGCAAATTCATGACCTTACCGCAAAAACAACATGCCTCCAGATACGATCCAATCAACTGAAGACCCCCGCAAAAATGAATTGCCCAAATTAACACCACACATCATTGTTGAAATTGTTGAATATATACCTGGTTCTGTTGTAAGCAAGACAGTGATTAAAAAATCAGGTGGAGATGTAACGGCTACTTCAGTAGATGAAGGTGAAGAGTTCTGTGAAACGATCATGGAGTTTGACATCTATGTGCAGGTGATTGACGGCAAAGCTGAAGTAACGATCGATAAAGAACGAATCAAATTAAATCTGGGCGAAGGTATTATTCTGCCTGCAAATGTTGTGCATTGTTTTCATGCAAGTGAACAGTTTAAAATGATCACAACAATGATCAATAACAATCAGCAGGAAGTAAGCGCTGCGGCATAAAACTCTATTTGAAAAGCTAAGCGATGATTGCTATGCCTGATTTACTCATCTTACTTGGGCTTCAGATGAAAATATATTCACTGCTCATTATTCCTTCATCCACATCACCGAATTCTCTTCACCAAATTCATTCGGCTCTCTTAATTCATTTGAAGGATCAACGATCCATTTACCATCAACAACAAATTTATACACATGCTTGCCGGGCAACAGGTGTTGTTCAATTACCCACTCATCTCCTTCCCTGTGCATGGCAAATGAACCAGGCGACCATTCATTAAAACTGCCTGCAAGACAAATACGTTTTGCATTCGCATAGCCTTTTAAACGGAATGTATGATTCGGCGACAGGATCAATGTTTCATTCGGTTTCTCTTTACCTGTTAGTGCATCAACAGGCTTTCTTCCATCTACTTCAAACGTATATTCATAATTACCATGCCCCAACACATAAGGAAATACCCAGCCGCTATCCGTCTTGCGCATTTCCAATTCATAATTGCGCCATTGATTAAACGAACCCATGAGCATCACTTTCTTTGCATTGAGATTTCCTTTTAAAAAGAAAACATGTGGCCTGCCGATACAGATCACCGAATTGGTTTCGCCAAACTCATTAGGATATTGTTCAGTATTTGCAGGATCAGCAAACCAGTTTCCATCTGCAATAAAACGATAAGTATGTGTGCCTTCAGCTAAATAAACCTGTTTGACCCAGCCCTGCCCTTGGCGTTCCATCTTCAGGTCATTCTCTTCCCAGTTATTAAAACTACCTGCAACATTCACTTTTTTTGCATTAGAATAGCCTGCCAATGTAAATACATAGTTTGTTTTGTAGTACACTGAATTATCATTCCCTTCCCCATCGTTTTCAACCAAGGTATTATCCTTATCAATCGTCCATTTATCATCTACAATAAATTTATAGTAATGCTTGCCTGGGCCGAGTTTCACTATTGCGATCCAGCCACTGTCAACCTTCTGCATAGCCAATGCATCAGGATTCCAGTTATTGAATGTTCCTGCCAGCATTACTTTTCCTGCATTGGGATTGCCTTTACAGAAAAAAGTAACCAACGAATCTTTTACAGCAAACGGATATTTTTTTACAAAACGGTTTACGCCGTACAGTGGTTCTTTGTTAGCATAGCCATAACCGTTATTAAAATGTTTTTGCGCCAGCAGAATTTTTTCAACAGGGTCGGTCAGCTTATCGGCGGCTAACATATTCTTGCTCAACACCAGCATTTCACCATTATTTAAATTGATATCCCATCCCAGTTTCAACAATGAATCGGGGCGGTTGTTTTTAAAAAATGTTTTGAGATCGAGCTCCTGTAAACTGTATTGTAAAACAAATGCGTCCAGTTCTTCTGCAGGAATATTTTTGCTGAGTGTAATGTAGATGTGCCCCTTCTTTACCACAAATGCCTTAATGGGCGGTTGTGCATTGGCGTTATTGCCTATCAATAACAGCAGTAACAAGGGCAGTACCAGCTTCCTCAAACCAGTGAATAAAGATATGTTACGCATCATTTCCATATATACATCTTACGCTTTACAAAGTTAAACCCAATTTTGTGCATGGAGAGAAAATCGAAACCAAGCATGCCATCTAAACACCTGTCGTAGGCAAAACACATTTTCGCCAGGTTTGTTACAAGCACCGGCATACTTGTAATATCACGATCACCCATTTTGAGGTTACTCATATCGCCATACAAGGCATCCACTTTTTTATTACCTGCACCATTCAACACCATGCGTTTTGTGATCACCACATTGTCCAATACATTTTCAGACAAACGGCTATCGATCACATTCGATTCAGCTCCTGTATCAACAAGAAAGGTCAATTTTTTGTTCCCCACTTTTCCATAGGTAAGTATTTTATTCTGCATGATATCGATCGGGAATACAGAATAGGTGGATGTATCTGCAAGCAGCTGATGTTGATAATTCTTTCCATCTTTTTTTGTGATATGGTGCAGATGAATTTCGCTGTTCTCATAATCAATGATCATCTCAAACTGTTTGAACAATTGCACACCCAGTAACCCGAATATTTTTATCCCCTTGCTGTTTTCGATATGACCGAGATTGATACGATCAGCTTCCACTTTAAAATAATTCACTGATCCAAAAGACAATTTCTTCACCATCGTATGTCCATATCCCGCCACAGAACCTGTTATACCTCCGCCCTCTTCACCGCCGTAATGTTCTGTTACAGGATAATCTCTGAAATAAGTCATGTTAAGAATTAAACCCGGCGCACCCGTATCTAGTATAAAACTTCCTTCAATGGCATCGGCCTTTGCTTTAATAAGTATAAGATTTCCTGCACGGCTGAAGGGAAGAATAAAATCAGCACTGTCTGTTGTAACGACGGGATCACGTTCGAATGGGTTGGCAGCAGCGGTTTTTTGTTGTGCACTGCCATAGCCCAGCACTGCTTTCGACGAGTATTTACCGGCAACTTCCTGTGCCTTGCTGTTAGCTACAGTTAATAACATAACTGCGGCAACCAATAGCTTTACCGGTGATAATGATGACATAAGGTTTATACAAAACAAAAATAGCAATGTGGACTTTTATTTTACTACCAGCAAACAACTGCTGTAACCACTCGCCTATTTTAACATTATACGTTCACTGCCAAAGAAAGGTTACGGAAAACGTATTTGTATTTTCTTATGAATGATTATCTTAATGCATGATCTCACTTAAAACCTTTCGTGAACTTGCACTTTCATTTGAAGAAGTAACTGAGCAACCACATTTTGAAAAAGCATCGTTCCGTGTAAAGAAGAAAATCTTTGTTACACTTGATGAAGTTAAGAGCATTGCCTGCGTAAAATTTTCTGCAACTGATCAATCGGTTTATTGTCTCATTGATGCAACGTTAATCTGGCCAGTACCAAATAAATGGGGCAAACAGGGATGGACACTCATAAACCTAAAAAAAATAAAAAAGGAATTGCTGAAAGATGCGCTTACATCAGCTTATTGCAGTGTGGCACCAATAGCATTAGCTGCGTTGTACCAAAAATGAAAAATCCCCCGCAATACGGAGGACTTCCATTAACCCAAAAACATCTTAAATCGTTCACGTTCTCAAATGGGTATATAAATAGATTACACAAAAAGGGTTTTCAAACAATCGCTTTCAATGGTCGGAGTGCGTTTTTTCGGAATGGATCTAAAAACGGAGCCGACGCAAAGGTAAAGCGCCGGCTCATGTGGCAGGAACTGAATGAGTCGCTTCCATGCCTTAAAAAGTTCAGTTTTATTATTTATAACATTTTCTGTGAAATCTTATTCCTTGATGAGGTTTCCAGAACCTGCCAGCTTCGATTTAATGTCGGGCGGGTTGCCATAATAATGGATATCACCTCCTCCGGCTACACGCACATCCAGTTTCATGCTGGCAAATAACCACACATTGCCCGAACCTGCAATACTGATCTTTGCATTCTCGGCTTTCAGGTCTTTCATCATCACATCGCCACTGCCGGCCACATCAATATCAAGGTCACGGGTGTTGCCAAAACCTTCGGCCTTACCGCTGCCTGAAATATTTACGTCAACCTGTGGTGCATCCACCTCCTGCAGTTTAATATCACCGCTGCCTGCAATGCTTACCTTGATCTTTTCGGTAGACGTAATTTTTGTTTCAGCCACCATATTTCCACTACCGGCAAGGCTTACACTTTTATATCTGGGTGATTTCACATACACTTTAATGTCCTGGGATGGCCGGATATTCATACCGCTTTTTGTGCGGATTCGGAGTACCCCGTTCTCAACGTTGGTTTGTATATATTTCATCAGGTTTTCATCGGCCTCGATCCTGATCTCGTTTTCATCGGCCTGGCTAAAAAACACATCGAATGATCCCGACGCTTTTACGGCATTAAAGCTCCCTTCATTTCGGGTACTTGTTATGATGTTGCCGTTACCTTTCACCCGCCTGGTAGTGCAGGAACTGAGCACGAAGCCTGAAATAAGGAGAAGAACGGCTCCGTAGAAAAATTTTGTACGCATGTTGTTTTTTGGTTTAATGGTATGATAAGAATCTGCACAATGAGACGCATGCCTTCCGTTACCGGTTACAATTGTTGATCACTATACACTTAAAAAGGGTTAAAGCCGGAGCCTGACAAATGTAAAACAAAAGATATGGATGAAAAAAATGAAACGAACGGATGTTTTCCCCATGAAGGTGTTCATCTCTTTCGGGGCATGAGGGCTTTTTTATTACCTTCGCCGCACAATGACAGAAAAGATTCTCATCCTCGATTTTGGCTCACAATATACCCAACTGATAGCCCGTGCAGTGCGTGAAGCAAATGTGTACTGCGAAATTGTTCCTTATCACAAACCGGTAGTAAAAGACGAATTCCTGAAAGGCATCATTCTTTCCGGCAGTCCTTTCTCTGTAAACGATGCCAATGCGCCGATGGTGGATGTGGAATTGTTGACCAAATCGCTCCCGGTTTTAGGCATTTGTTACGGGGCACAGTTAACAGCCAAACAGCTTGGCGGACGTGTAGAGAAAAGTGAAAAGCGTGAATATGGCCGTGCCATCCTCAGCAAAAAAGAATCAGATGTTTTGTTCAACGGTGTAAGCGATACATCGCAGGTGTGGATGAGCCATGCAGATACTATTCTTGAATTACCAAAGGGTTTCGAGATCATGGCAGTTACCGAATCTATTCCTGTAGCAGCATTTCGTGCAAACGGAACGTACGATCATCCATTATATGGGTTACAGTTTCATCCGGAAGTGTATCATTCAACTGAAGGTAAAAAGATCCTCAAAAACTTTTTGATGGATATCTGCGGTTGCAAAGGCGAATGGACACCTGCTTCTTTTGTAAATGAAACAGTAGACGCCTTAAAGAAACAGATCGGCAACCGTAAAGTGATCATGGCATTGAGCGGCGGTGTTGATTCAACCGTTGCAGCAACGCTTATCCATAGAGCAATCGGTAAAAACCTCTTCGGCATTTTTGTAGATAACGGCGTGTTACGTAAAGATGAATTTCAACAGGTACTCGACACATACGGCACTATTGGTTTAAATGTAAAAGGTGTTGATGCACGTGAGCATTTTTATACCAAGCTTGCCGGCAAAAGCAATCCTGAAGAAAAAAGAAAAATTATTGGCGGCACGTTCATTGAAGTGTTCGACCGTGAAGCACATACCATTGAAGGTGTGGAATTACTCGGGCAAGGAACGATCTATCCCGATGTAATTGAAAGCGTGAGTGTGCATGGTCCATCGGTAACAATCAAATCGCATCATAACGTTGGTGGATTACCTGATACCATGAAACTTGAACTGGTAGAACCACTCCGTTATTTATTTAAAGATGAAGTAAGAAGAGTTGGTGCTGAGTTGGGTATTCCTGCTGATCTCCTGAACCGTCACCCTTTCCCCGGTCCTGGTTTAGCGATACGTATTTTAGGAGAAGTAACAGAAGAGAAAGTTGACCTGTTACAACGTGCTGACGCCATCTTCATCAATGGTTTGAAAGAACATAAGCTCTACGATAAAGTGTGGCAGGCAGGTGCTATCCTGTTACCTGTGCAAAGTGTGGGTGTAATGGGTGATGAACGTACTTATGAATTTACATTGGCGTTAAGAGCAGTTACTTCTGTTGATGGTATGACGGCCGACTGGGCACATCTGCCATATGAATTTCTGGCACATATTTCGAATGAGATCATCAACAAAGTAAGAGGCATTAACCGGGTGGTGTATGATATCAGCAGCAAGCCACCTGCAACCATTGAATGGGAATAATCATCTCTCTTGCAACCAACAATATGAAAAAACTTTTTTTTGCAATTGTTTTGATTGCCACAGCTGTTGCGGTTAACGCACAGGATGCAACAAAAAAGTACCGTGTAGGTATTTTCGCCAGCCTTTTTTTAGATTCATCGTTTGCAGGCAGCACCTATAAATTCACCAACCAGATGCCGAGGCATATATTGCCCGGGCTTGATTTTGTGCAAGGTGCATTGCTGGCTGTTGATTCACTCAGTAACAGCAATAAGAATCTTGAAGTAACAGTGTATGATCTGCGTTCTGCTGATCAAAGTATTACTGCACTTCGTTCAAAAAATATTTTTGATTCGTTAGACCTGATGATCGGTTCTGTTACCGGAACAGATTATCGTTCATTGGCAGATCTT
The DNA window shown above is from Lacibacter sp. H375 and carries:
- the guaA gene encoding glutamine-hydrolyzing GMP synthase — translated: MTEKILILDFGSQYTQLIARAVREANVYCEIVPYHKPVVKDEFLKGIILSGSPFSVNDANAPMVDVELLTKSLPVLGICYGAQLTAKQLGGRVEKSEKREYGRAILSKKESDVLFNGVSDTSQVWMSHADTILELPKGFEIMAVTESIPVAAFRANGTYDHPLYGLQFHPEVYHSTEGKKILKNFLMDICGCKGEWTPASFVNETVDALKKQIGNRKVIMALSGGVDSTVAATLIHRAIGKNLFGIFVDNGVLRKDEFQQVLDTYGTIGLNVKGVDAREHFYTKLAGKSNPEEKRKIIGGTFIEVFDREAHTIEGVELLGQGTIYPDVIESVSVHGPSVTIKSHHNVGGLPDTMKLELVEPLRYLFKDEVRRVGAELGIPADLLNRHPFPGPGLAIRILGEVTEEKVDLLQRADAIFINGLKEHKLYDKVWQAGAILLPVQSVGVMGDERTYEFTLALRAVTSVDGMTADWAHLPYEFLAHISNEIINKVRGINRVVYDISSKPPATIEWE